The genomic stretch CCGGTTGCCCGCCGCAGCCTGGCGTGAGGCCAAGGCTGCGCTCGAGCACGGGCCGGTGCTGGTGCAGGTGGCGCGCACCGGATTTATGCCTGCCCTGCGCTGCGAACGCTGCCGTACCTCCGCCCGCTGCAGCGCGTGTACCGGCCCGCTGGCCCTTGACGACGCCCGCGGTGCACCCTCCTGCGGTTGGTGCGGGCTGGTGGCAGCCGGCTGGTCATGTGGTGAATGTGGCTTTATGCGACTGCGGGCCGCCTCCATTGGCGCGGATCGCACGGCCGAGGAATTGGGCAGGGCATTCCCCAACGTCACGGTGCTCTCGGCCACCGGGGCCAAACCGATCTTTACCGTGCCGGCGAAACCAGCGCTGGTGGTCGCTACCCCCGGCGCCGAGCCGGTGGCCGAGCAGGGCTACGCCGCGGTGCTATTGCTTGATGGCGATCGCATGCTGGCGCGGGAGGGGCTGCGCACCGGTGAGGAAGTGCTTAACCGGTGGATGGGAGCTGCCGCCCTGGCGCGCGGGCGTGATAAATCAGGCGAGCGTCCGGGCGGCGGCACCGTGGTCGTCGCCGGAGATCCCACCGAGCCAATGCGAGCCCTGGTTCGCTTTGATGCTGCGGCCTATGCCGATGCCGAGCTGGCGGAACGCCGCGAGGTGGGGTTGCCCCCGGCCGTGCGGACCGCGTTGATCCAGGGTCCGGCCGCCACCGTGGAAAAATTCATGGCCGCCCTTGAGCTTCCGGACTCGGTACGGCGTAATGGTCCGGTGCTTCGGGGGGAGGGCGAACATCGCTGGTTGTTGTTCTTCTCCTACGCACAGGGACCAAGCGTCACGGCGCAGTTGCGCGCCATGCGAGCACGTTTTAGTGCCGCAAAGGAGCCGGTCGTTTCCATCCGCATCGACGCCGACGGAATTCTCTAGCCGTTGCTGCCACCAGCTGCTGCCTCGTGCGGGGCGCTGGTGTAGGTGCTGCGCGGCATCCCGCTTCGGGCCCATGGCATGGGAGCGCGTAAAAAGTCCTGGATCAGCGCAGCGGCCTCCGGTGCCTTCTCATAGTGGATCAGATGTCCCACGTTGTTGATGACCCGCAGTCTGGCGCGCGGGAAGCGCCGGGTCAGTGCCCGCTGCGCTTCCACGGAGCCCAATTCATCAAGTTCCCCCACCACCAGCAGGGTCGGTTCATTGATGCGCGCAGCAACATCACGCACCGTGGCGGTGATGGAGGCACCATAGGCCTCGCGCAGGGTCGCACGTGAGGTGAACCCGGAGAAATAGCGGCGGTGTTGGTCAAAAACGTAGGCCCGCATGGCCGGATCCTTGGACTTCAGCATGGCCAGTGAGGTGGCGTCGGTGATCAGCCGCGAACGCAGGAGAGCATCACCCAGCGGTGCGGGCAGCCAGGAGCCGACCGCGTAGTAGCTGCCGGCGGCCCGGGAGAGCAACGCCGAACTGCCCTCGAGCGCCGGTTCGCAGATCGGGTTCAGCAGCAGCAGCCGGGCGAAGCTGCCCGGATGCCGAGCCAGATACGTGGCGGCGACGATGGTGCCGAAGGAATGACCCAACAAGATGGTCTCCGGGCCCAACTCCAGCTCCTGGCGCAGCGCGGTTATGACCTCGCCGTAACCCGCAACATCGTGTGCTGGAACGCTGGGTGCCGGGTTTGACGTTTGTGATTCCTCGTCCTTCACGGGGGCGCAGAACGGGGTGGAAACCCCAAAGCCGGGCAGATCCGGAACGATAATCGTGTAATCGCCGAGCTCATTGATGATCCGAGTGAGTCCGTGGTGATCTCCCCGGAAGCCATGCACGGCCAGGATCACGCCGCGAGCGCTGTCGAGTGCCGGGTAGGTCCAGGTGCACACCCGTGCGCCGTGGATGTGGTGGGTGCTTTTCAGGGCGCGGCGAGTGCGCGGCTGCGAATGATCGGGCATGAGATCAAGCCTAATGGCTGGAGCTTGGTGGGGCGTTGAGCAGGCGCAGTGCGGTTCCCTCGTCGAGCACTAGGTCGGTGATCAGCCCCCCGGCCAGCGCACCGTGCAGGGCGCGTAGTTTGCCCGCTCCGGAGAGTACACAGAGTCGCCGGGGAACCTTGCGTAGGGCGCGGAGGGTGGGACCTGTGGCCCGAGAATTGATTTCGATTCCCTCGTCGCTTCCGCTGCCGTCAAAAAATACGGTGGCCACGTCGCCCACCACGCCGTGTTCGTGGAGTGCCGCCGATTCCGCGGGGCTGAGATAACCGCCGCGGTAGACCTGGCTGGGCACCGCCGCCTCGGTCGCGCCGAGTGAGAAGACCGCCAGCCCCATGCCCTGCTGAACACCCAAGACTCGGCGCACCGAGCCCTCCCGCCACATGGCCTCGCGGGTACTAGCCTGATCGAAGAACGCCGGGACCGGGAACTGCTCAACCCGGGCGGTGTAGGCGGCACCAAAACGCTGCAGGATTTCCGAGGCGTAGGTCAGCCCGGTGGTCTGCGGGTTGGCCGCACCATTCAGTTGAACGATCAGCGTGTCGTGAGTTGGCTTGCGCATCAGCGCAAGGGAGAGCGCCTGCATCGTGGAGCCCCATGCCACCCCGACCGTCATCCCGGAGGACACCAGGGTATTGAGCACGTGGGCCGCGTGGGTGGCCACGCGTTCGAGGATTTCGGCGTCGGCGAGCGCCCCGTCGGTGGGCACCACGTGGACCTTGATGCCGAACTTGTGTTCCAGTTCGCGCACCAACACTGGGCTGCGGTCACCACCTGCGTTGATTTCGATGTTCACCAAGCCGGTGCGCCGGGCCATGGAAAGCAGTCTCGAGACGGTGGAACGCGAGACGGCCAGTTCCTTGGCGATCGACTCCATGGTGAGGTCCTGGAGGTAGTACAGCTGGGCGGCGCGCAGTGCGTCACGCTCCCGGGGCTGGCCATGTCCGGGTGTCCCGCGGGTGCCGCGTGGGGGAGTCGCGGATGTGACGTGTTGAACAAAAGCACCAGTCCCGGGTGAGGTCGGCGCCGTGTTCAGGGGCATGTTGGGCATCGGTTCGGTCCTTTTGTGCACATATGTGCAGATGAATTGACGAGTTTGTTCTCCAGTGACAAGACTAGCTACTACATGGTTTTGACTCAAAGCCCCGCAGGGGGTGATGGGAAGTTCTCCAAAGGGTTATCGGAACGCTCCGCATAGGCGGTATTGAGCCGGTAATCTGGACAGGACCATGTGAAGCACGCTTATTCGCCGCAGCATAGTTCTAAGGATGGCCCCATCGTGGCAGCCGCAGCCTCCCACCGTTCCCATTTAGCCGCGCTCCGGTCCCGGCCGGGCGCCAAGGTGCTCATCGTCGGTGGTGGAATCAACGGAGTGGCGACCTTCCGGCAACTCGCCCTGCAGGGTGTGGACGTGGCCTTGATCGAGCGCGGTGACTACTGCCAAGGGGCATCGGGTGCCTCCTCGCACATGATCCACGGTGGTATTCGGTACCTGGAAAACGGCGAATTCCGGCTGGTCCATGAATCGGTGCAGGAACGCAACTCATTGCTGGAGATTGCTCCGCACTACGTCAAGCCGCTGCGCACCACCATCCCCATCTTCTCCACCTTCTCCGGCATCCTCTCCGCCCCGGTGCGGTTTCTGACCCACCGTAGCGGCAAGGCCACCGAACGCGGAGCAGTACTGATCAAGGCCGGCCTGGTGATTTACGATCTCTTCGCCGGTGCCGGTGGACGTAACACGCCATGGCACAAGTTCCGTGGCACCAAGGGCTCGCTGGCCGAGCTTCCGATGCTACGCACCGACGTGAAGTACACCGCCACCTACTTCGACGCCTCCGTCCACAACCCCGAGCGCCTCACCCTGGACGTTTTGCGTGACGGGCTGGAAGCCAACCGTCAGGCGCGAGCGGCCAATTACGTTTCGCTCATCGGCCACAACGAGTCCGGTGCCCGCTTGCGAGATGAACTCACGGGCGAAGAATTCGACTTCGACGCCGAGATCATCGTGAACGCCACCGGTGCCTGGGTGGATCTGACCAACGGATCCATCGGTGCCCCGAGTCAGTTTATGGGCGGGACCAAGGGCAGCCACATCGTGCTGGACCACCCCGCCCTGCTGGCCGCCTGTGGCGGACGCGAGATCTTCTTTGAGCACTCCGACGGGCGCATCGTGCTGATCTACCCGATGGGTGACCGCGTCCTGGTGGGGACCACCGATATTGACGCCGACATGAGCGAGCCAGCGCGCTGCACCGATGCGGAGGTCGAGTACTTCTTTGAACTCATCCGCCACGTCTTCCCCACCATCGAGGTGGGCCACGAACAGATTGTTTACAAGTTCTCCGGCGTTCGCCCGCTTCCGCGCCACGATGACACGGCCCCGGGCTTCGTCTCCCGCGATTACCGGATCGAGCGTACCGAGCTGGCCGGGGAATCCATCATGTTCTCGCTGGTCGGTGGCAAGTGGACCACCTTCCGCGCGCTCGGGGAAACCCTGGGTGGCAAGGTGCTTGATGAACTTGGGGTAAGTTCCACGGTGAGCACCCGTGGGCTGCCCATCGGTGGTGGCAAGAACTTCCCGGAGTCCTCCGCGGCCCTGCAGTCCTGGTTTGGTGCGCGTTCACTGCTCGCCTCCCGGGACCGCCTCGAGGTGCTGCTCACGCGTTATGGCACCCGGGCCGATGCGGTGCTTGATGCCATCGGCCCCAACGATCCCACCCTGCCCGGCTGTGCCGAGCTGTCGGTGGCCGAGCTGCGTTACCTCGCCGAACACGAGCAGCTGGGCATGCTCAGCGACGTGTTCATCCGGCGGACCTCGCTGGCCTTCCGCGGGCTAGTGACCAATGAACTGTTGGTGCAGGTGGCCGACGCCATCGCGCCGGTCCTCGGCTGGGACGCCGCCGAACAAGCACGCCAGGTGAGCGAATGCGCGCGCGTGCTCACCGAAGACCACGGATCGAACCTGGCCCTGACTAACGCCTGATTCACGTGCTCCCCTTCGCGCCCGCCCACCGGCCGGCGCGAAGGCGGTAGCCCGGCACTGCCACCCCGTGTTTCACCGTCATCCCCTCGTGCGGGTGATGATCCCCTAAATTTTCCGTCCCACCGCATAGGTGGGCGCGGTCTTTGTCATGCCGAAAAACGGCCTAGCCGCGTGAAAAATGGCCCACAAAAGCCCGCCGCGCGAATCAACACTATAAACACTGAAGGAACAACGATGTCTCTTACGGTCTTTACCGCCGAGTTCTTCGGCACCATGCTGCTAGTGCTCTTAGGTGGTGGTGTGGTGGCCAACGTGCTGCTCAACAAAACCAACGGGCGCGGCGGGGGCCCGCTGATGATCAACTTCGGTTGGGGTCTGGCAGTGTTTGCCGGAGTCTGGGTCTCCGCGGCCTCCGGAGCGCACCTGAATCCGTCCGTGACGGTGGGTTTGTGGGTCAACCCCGACGTGAGTGAATTTGCCCCGGGAGTCGCCAAGACCCTCGGATTTGCACTGATCTACTTTGCCGCACAGCTACTCGGGGCCATGGTGGGTGCGGCCCTGTGCTTCCTGTCCTACAAAAAGCACTTTGATGCCGAAGAGGATCCAGGCACCAAGCTGGCGGTCTTTTCCACGGCACCGGCCATTCAAGCCCCGGGCTGGAACCTGCTCACCGAGGCCATCGCCACCTTCGTCTTGGTCTTTGTGATCTCCGGATTCGGCACCACACCGCACAGTTTGGGCCCACTGGCCGTGGCACTGTTGGTGGTGGGCATCGGAGCCTCGCTGGGCGGACCCACCGGTTACGCCATTAACCCCGCACGAGACCTTGGTCCGCGCATCGCCCACGCCCTGCTGCCGATCCGCGGTAAGGGTGGCAGTAATTGGTCCTACGCGTGGATTCCGGTCGTGGGCCCACTCCTCGGCGGTGTCGCTGGTGGTCTGGGCGCGGGAGCCTTGTTCTAATGGGAGAACCGATCCAGAGGCCAGCACGCACTCAGGGCGCCGGCACCACCACCGATAACAGCACCACCCAGAGCAGCACAACACCGCACCTCGTTGAAAGGTCAAACACCGTGTCCACATACGTCATCGCCATTGATCAGGGAACCACCAGCTCCCGCGCCATCGTTTTTGACCACGACGGCAAACCCGTCTCCACCGGTCAGATGGAACACCAACAGATCTTCCCGCATGCGGGCTGGGTGGAACACGACGCCGTGGAGATCTGGAACAACGTCCGTGAGGTCATCGCCGTCGCGCTGGCCGGCGGCAACCTCACCCGCCACGACATCGCCGCCGTCGGCATCACCAACCAACGCGAAACGGCAGTCGTTTGGGACAAGCACACCGGCGTGCCCGTCTACAACGCGATTGTCTGGCAGGACACCCGGACCCAGGGCATCGTGGAGGAACTGGCGGCCAATGGCGGAGTTGACCGCTACAAGGAGCGGGTCGGCCTGCCGCTGGCACCGTACTTCTCCGGTACGAAGATCAAGTGGATCCTTGACAATGTCGATGGCGCCCGCGAGCGCGCCGAGGCCGGGGACCTGCTCTTTGGCAACACCGACACCTGGGTCACCTGGAACCTCACCGGCGGAACCGATGGCGGAGTGCACATCACCGACGTCACCAACGCCTCACGCACCCTTTTTATGGACCTAGAAAAGTTGGAGTGGGATGCACAGATCCTTGCCGACTTCGCGGTGCCCGCGTCCATGATGCCGGCGATCAAATCCTCCTCCGAGGTCTACGGACACGTGCACTCCTCGCAGCTATTGCGCGAGGTCCCGATCGCGGGGATCCTCGGTGACCAGCAGGCGGCAACCTTCGGCCAAGCGGCGTTCGATGCCGGTGAAGCGAAAAATACCTACGGCACCGGCTGCTTCTTGATCTTCAACACCGGCAAAGAGATCGTGCGTTCGGGCAACGGGCTGCTCACCACCCTGGGGTACAAGCTCGGCGATGCGGACCCGGTGTACGCCCTGGAGGGCTCGATCGCCGTGGCCGGCTCGCTGGTGCAGTGGCTGCGCGATAACATCGGGATGATTTCCACCGCCGCGGAGGTGGAGGTACTGGCCTCTCAGGTGCAGGACAACGGTGGGGTGTACATCGTTCCTGCCTTCTCCGGGCTTTTTGCCCCGTATTGGCGTGCCGATGCCCGCGGGGCCATCGTGGGGTTGACCCGCTATGCCAACAAGAACCACATCGCGCGTGCCGCCCTGGAATCTACCGCCTTCCAGACCCGTGAGGTGCTTGATGCCGTCAACGCCGATTCGGGGGTTCCGCTCACCGAGCTCAAGGTTGATGGTGGGATGGTGGCCAACGATGCGCTGATGCAGTTCCAGGCCGATCTGCTCGGTGTTCCGGTGATCCGCCCCAAGGTCACCGAGACCACGGCCCTGGGCGCCGCCTATGCCGCGGGCCTGGCCGTCGGGTTCTGGAAGGATCTGGGGGAACTTCGCTCCAACTGGGCCGAGGACAAGCGCTGGGAACCTGCCATGGAGGATGCCGAGCGCGATCGCCAGATGCGCCTGTGGAAGAAGGCCGTGACGCGCACCTTCGACTGGGTTGATGAGGACGTGCGCTAGGGCGCACTAGTGGTGCAGATCCCGCGGGCGCGTCGAAGGCGCGCCCGCGGGGCCCACGCTCGGTAAGGTAGAATGTGGGCATGAACGCAGTGCTCTTGCTAACTTAGCCGCATGGAATGAACCCCATGCGGCCGCCCCTTGTTTGCCAAGGGGCTTTTGTGTGTCAGGGGGTCTTTGCCGCCGATGCACTCCATGAACCGCAGTCACGCAGCCACGTTCCACCCCTCCATCAGGCGCAGCAACAAAAGAAGGCGAAACACGATAGTGAGCACCCAGCCGACCGGCACCGATACCGCTGACAACGAGTCCACAGCAGCGGCCTACGACTTCCACACGATGGAAGCCAAGTGGGCCCCGGTGTGGGAAAAACTCGGCGTCTTCACGCCCAAGGACGATTCCAGCGCCGAACGCCGCTACGTGCTTGATATGTTCCCCTACCCCTCCGGCGACCTGCACATGGGTCACGCCGAGGCCTTCGCCATGGGGGATGTGGTAGCGCGCTATTGGCGCCAAAAGGGCTACAACGTGATGCACCCGATTGGTTGGGACTCCTTCGGTCTGCCGGCCGAGAACGCCGCCATCAAGCGCAATGCCCACCCCGCCGAGTGGACGTACGCGAACATCGACACCCAGGCCGCCAGCTTTAAGCGCTACGCGATCTCCGCCGACTGGGAACGGCGCATCCACACCTCGGACCCGGAGTACTACCGCTGGACCCAGTGGCTGTTCACCCGCTTCTACGACAAGGGCCTGGCCTACCGCAAGAACCACCCGGTGAACTGGTGCCCGACCGACCAGACCGTGTTGGCCAACGAGCAGGTTGTTAACGGTGCCTGCGAACGCTGCGGCACCATCGTGACCAAGAAGTCGCTGAACCAGTGGTACTTCAAGATCACCGATTACGCGGACCGCCTGCTTGATGACATGGACGAGCTGAAGGGCCACTGGCCCGAGCGCGTGCTGGCCATGCAGAAGAACTGGATCGGCCGCTCCGAGGGCGCCCACGTTGACTTCGTCATCGAAGCCACCGAGTCCCAGGAAGCCCACAAGACCACGGTCTTCACCACGCGCCCGGACACGCTGCACGGCGCCACCTTCTTTGTGGTGGCCGCCGACGCCGAGCTGGCCAATCAGCTGGTCACGCAGGAACACCGCGAAGCCCTCGAGGCCTACCAGGAGCAGGTCAAGGCGCTTTCCGAGATCGAACGCCAGGCCACCGAACGCGAAAAGACCGGTGTTTTCACCGGCCGCTACGCCATCAACCCGCTTAACGGGGAAAAGCTGCCCGTCTGGGCCGCGGACTACGTGCTGGCCGACTACGGCACCGGAGCGATCATGGCCGTGCCCGCGCACGACCAGCGCGACCTGGACTTCGCCCGCACCTTCGACCTGCCGGTACGCGTGGTCGTTGATACCGGCGCCGAGGACCCGGCCGAAACCGGCATTGCGACCACCGGTGAAGGTGTTTTGGTGAACTCCGGTGAGCTGAACGGCCTGCCCAAGGCCGACGGCATTTCCCGCGCCATCGACATCGTGACCGAGGCCGGCACCGGTGAGAAGTTTGTGAACTTCCGCCTGCGTGACTGGCTCCTGAGCCGTCAGCGCTTCTGGGGCACGCCGATCCCGATCATTCACTGCGCCGACTGTGGTGAGGTCCCGGTTCCCGATGACCAGCTGCCGGTGCGCCTGCCGGAGAATCTGCGCGGCGAGCAGCTGGCGCCCAAGGGCACCTCCCCGCTGGCAGCCGTCGAGGAATGGGTCAACGTACCCTGCCCCACCTGTGGTGCCCCCGCCAAGCGCGACACCGACACCATGGACACCTTTGTCGACTCCTCCTGGTACTTCCTGCGCTTCGTTTCCCCGAACTACACCGAGGGTCCCTTTGACCCGCAGGCGGTTCGTGACTGGATGCCGGTGGGCCAGTACGTGGGCGGCGTTGAGCACGCGATTTTGCACCTGCTCTACTCGCGCTTCTTCACCAAGGTCATCTTCGATCTGGGTCTGATCGATGTGAAGGAACCCTTCAGCGCCCTGTTGAACCAGGGGCAGGTGCTCAACGGCGGCAAGGCCATGAGCAAGTCGCTGGGCAATGGTGTGGATCTGGGTCAGCAGCTGGATAAGTTCGGTGTTGACGCCGTGCGCCTGACCATGATCTTCGCCTCCCCGCCGGAGGACGACGTGGACTGGGCAGATGTGTCCCCGGGTGGTTCCTCCAAGTTCTTGGCCCGCGCTTGGCGCCTGGCCCAGGACGTGGCCAGTGAGGTGGGAGCGGATGTCACCACCGGGGATAAGGCACTGCGCCAGATCACCCACAAGGCCGTCCACGAGGCGACCGGGATGCTTGACGGTGGCAAGTTCAACGTTGTCATCGCCAAGATGATGGAGCTGGTCAACGCGACCCGCAAGAGCATCGACTCCGGTGCCGGTGCGGCGGATCCCGCGGTACGCGAGGCCACCGAGGCCGTGGCCATCGTGCTCTCGCTCTTCGCCCCGTACACCGCCGAGGACATGTGGGCGGCACTGGGCCACGAACCGGCCGTCGCCAACGCCGGCTGGCCGACCGTTGATGAGGCCCTGCTGGTGCAGGACACCGTCACCGCCGTGGTGCAGATCAAGGGCAAGGTCCGGGCACGGCTGGAAGTTTCGGCCGACATCAGCGCCGAGGACCTGGAGGCCCTGGCACTGAAGGATGAGGCAGTGGTGCGTTACCTTGATGGTGCGGCCATCAACAAGGTGATCGTTCGTGCACCGAAACTCGTCAACGTGGTGCCGGCTTCCTAACTAAAGGCGGTAATCTACAGGGCATGGACGCATCCGAGTCTCACATCCGACCGCCGCGGGCCACCGGCCCCGGCGGCTGGATGGAGCGCTTACGCCCGCGGCGCTCACGCGGCACCACCGAGAGCTCTACCGAGCGCAAAACGGTGGTGCCCGTGGGCATCGTGACGGATTCGGCCGCTGCCCTTCCGGACGCCTGGATGGCCGCGCACCAGCGTTTTGTGCGCATGGTGCCGATGCCGGTGATGGTCAACGACCAGATTTTCTCCGAAGGTAGCGACGATGTACCCACCGAGCTGGCCCTGGGCCTGGCCATGGGGCAGCCGGTACGCACCTCCCGCCCCGCACCGGGTACGCTGCTGCGCGCCTACCGGGAACTGGCCGAAGCCGGGGTCAGCGAGATTATTTCCATCCATCTCTCCTCGAAGCTCTCCGGAACGGTGGAGGCAGCGCGCCTAGCAGCTGCCTCCGCGCCGGTTCCGGTGCGCGTTGTTGATTCACTCACCGTTGCCCTGGCCCAGGGCTTCGCTGTGATGGCCACGGCCGAGCGTGCCGCGACCGGAGCAAGCGCCGATGAGCTCGAAGCGCTGGCACAATCCGCGGCCGATAATCACGTGTACTTCGCCGTGCCGTCTCTTGAGCAACTTCGTAAGGGCGGGCGGATTGGTACCGTTGCCTCAATGCTTGGCACGTTGCTCAACGTTAAGCCGATTTTGTCGATGCGCGATGGACAGATCATCGCGTATGAAAAGGTCAGAACCCAATCCCGCACCGTGGCCCGACTGGTGGCCATCGCCCGCGCCGAGGCTCAGGCTCGTGGGCCGGCGGTGCGGATGGCGGTACATTACTTCGGCAATCTTGAGGCCGCCGAGGAAATTGTCCATGAGCTGGCCGGTGCCTCGCAATTTGAGGTCCTGGCCGTCCCGGTGCCAGCGGTACTCGGTGCGCACACCGGTGTTGGAGTATTGGCCGTGGCCATCGCCGGTGGTCAGGCTCCACCGGTCCCCAAGCCCGTGCGGGCGGAACCCAAGCCTCGGGCCGAACCACGGCCCAAAGCCGAACCGCGACCCAAAAATGGAGCGCGGCAGCGCGCGGAGGCACGCAAAGATTCACGCCACCCTGGGCCAGTGCCGCCGGCGGATCCCACCCCCTAGCGGTTGAGGCGAAAGCGTTCGCCGGTTCTCCACATACGGACGGCGCCTCAGTCTTCGCGGATCTGAACGGGCGTGCACTTGAGAGCATGGGAGCTCACGAGTGGGTGGAATATGAGCAGCGAGCCAACCTGGGGCCGGTCCCCGGGCGTTGGCGTGTGCTCGTTGGCCGTTCCGCTGCCATCGTCCTGATCCTCGGCGCACTGTCCTGGATCGCTGTCTCCTTGGTCTTTAATCCCCTTCCACGTGCGCCGGATGAGGCGCAGTCGATTCCCATAGCCGCGGCCGGAACTCCGGAACACATAGGCAGTTCTGCTAGCGAAGCACCGCCGAGCGCGCAGGAATCGGTGCCTCATGCCAGCGGCGGCGCCACGGTCGTCATCCATCTCATCGGTGCCGTGAAGAAGCCGGGAGTCTATTCCCTCCCCTTGGGATCTCGAGTACTTGATGCCGTGAAGCGCGCCGGTGGGCTAGCTCCCGATGCTGCTCCGGAATCCATCAATCTGGCCGCCGAGCTCGGAGACGGACAACAAATCCGCATTCCACACACCGGGGACTCCGCAGCAGCGCCGCCAGCAGCCGCTTCGCAATCCGCAGTGGGAAGCGCGCCGGGCGGAAAACTCAATATCAACATCGCGAATCAAAGTCAGTTGGAAGAGCTTCCGGGCATCGGCCCGGCACTGGCGGTACGCATCCTTGATTTCCGTACCGCCAACGGACCCTTCAAGAATCTGGCGGAACTTGATGCCGTCAGTGGGATCGGCCCTGCCCTGCTGGGAAATTTGCGTGATGCGGTGGTGTTCGAATGAATCGCGGTCCCTGCTCGGGATTCAAACCGTACGCAGGCAGATACCGTGTGCGGGTTCAGACTATCCAAAACGTTCGTCAGCAAATTCTTCATTGGTACCGTCATTGGGAGTACCGGTGCGGACACCGGGATGATTAAATTCTTGGATCTCCCACCAACCATCTGGAGGACTCTCTATAAATTTGGCCAGAATTTTCCATACCAAAGCTTAACTGGATAGCCTTTGGTATGGTTGGGTGGTGAGCATAGATAAGCCGCCCCTCCACGTCTGGCCGGCCACGGCTTACGAAGCACATCCGTGGGTGCGTCCAGGCAACGAAATAGCCTCCCGTCGAGCCAAGCTCCAAGCCCGCGGTGACTACCAGGCGGCGGTCCCGCCATTCGTCGCCGCAACCCCGGTGATCTTGCCCGCCGAATTGATCGCCTTGGCCGATGATGCGAGCCATGAACTCGCCCGATTCGACGCTGAGGCCGGAATGATCGCGGCACCCTTCGCGTCGATCCTGCTACGTAGTGAGTCCGCCTCCAGCTCGGAGGTGGAGAACCTCACCTCTAGTGCCAAACAGGTGGCCCTCGCGGAGATTGGCGAGTCGAAGTCCGGAAACGCGCGCTTGGTAATTGCCAACGTACGCGCCATGACGGCGGCGATTGCTCTCTCGGATCAGTTGG from Paeniglutamicibacter sp. Y32M11 encodes the following:
- a CDS encoding alpha/beta fold hydrolase codes for the protein MPDHSQPRTRRALKSTHHIHGARVCTWTYPALDSARGVILAVHGFRGDHHGLTRIINELGDYTIIVPDLPGFGVSTPFCAPVKDEESQTSNPAPSVPAHDVAGYGEVITALRQELELGPETILLGHSFGTIVAATYLARHPGSFARLLLLNPICEPALEGSSALLSRAAGSYYAVGSWLPAPLGDALLRSRLITDATSLAMLKSKDPAMRAYVFDQHRRYFSGFTSRATLREAYGASITATVRDVAARINEPTLLVVGELDELGSVEAQRALTRRFPRARLRVINNVGHLIHYEKAPEAAALIQDFLRAPMPWARSGMPRSTYTSAPHEAAAGGSNG
- a CDS encoding glycerol-3-phosphate dehydrogenase/oxidase, with the protein product MAAAASHRSHLAALRSRPGAKVLIVGGGINGVATFRQLALQGVDVALIERGDYCQGASGASSHMIHGGIRYLENGEFRLVHESVQERNSLLEIAPHYVKPLRTTIPIFSTFSGILSAPVRFLTHRSGKATERGAVLIKAGLVIYDLFAGAGGRNTPWHKFRGTKGSLAELPMLRTDVKYTATYFDASVHNPERLTLDVLRDGLEANRQARAANYVSLIGHNESGARLRDELTGEEFDFDAEIIVNATGAWVDLTNGSIGAPSQFMGGTKGSHIVLDHPALLAACGGREIFFEHSDGRIVLIYPMGDRVLVGTTDIDADMSEPARCTDAEVEYFFELIRHVFPTIEVGHEQIVYKFSGVRPLPRHDDTAPGFVSRDYRIERTELAGESIMFSLVGGKWTTFRALGETLGGKVLDELGVSSTVSTRGLPIGGGKNFPESSAALQSWFGARSLLASRDRLEVLLTRYGTRADAVLDAIGPNDPTLPGCAELSVAELRYLAEHEQLGMLSDVFIRRTSLAFRGLVTNELLVQVADAIAPVLGWDAAEQARQVSECARVLTEDHGSNLALTNA
- the glpK gene encoding glycerol kinase GlpK, with amino-acid sequence MSTYVIAIDQGTTSSRAIVFDHDGKPVSTGQMEHQQIFPHAGWVEHDAVEIWNNVREVIAVALAGGNLTRHDIAAVGITNQRETAVVWDKHTGVPVYNAIVWQDTRTQGIVEELAANGGVDRYKERVGLPLAPYFSGTKIKWILDNVDGARERAEAGDLLFGNTDTWVTWNLTGGTDGGVHITDVTNASRTLFMDLEKLEWDAQILADFAVPASMMPAIKSSSEVYGHVHSSQLLREVPIAGILGDQQAATFGQAAFDAGEAKNTYGTGCFLIFNTGKEIVRSGNGLLTTLGYKLGDADPVYALEGSIAVAGSLVQWLRDNIGMISTAAEVEVLASQVQDNGGVYIVPAFSGLFAPYWRADARGAIVGLTRYANKNHIARAALESTAFQTREVLDAVNADSGVPLTELKVDGGMVANDALMQFQADLLGVPVIRPKVTETTALGAAYAAGLAVGFWKDLGELRSNWAEDKRWEPAMEDAERDRQMRLWKKAVTRTFDWVDEDVR
- a CDS encoding MIP/aquaporin family protein; amino-acid sequence: MSLTVFTAEFFGTMLLVLLGGGVVANVLLNKTNGRGGGPLMINFGWGLAVFAGVWVSAASGAHLNPSVTVGLWVNPDVSEFAPGVAKTLGFALIYFAAQLLGAMVGAALCFLSYKKHFDAEEDPGTKLAVFSTAPAIQAPGWNLLTEAIATFVLVFVISGFGTTPHSLGPLAVALLVVGIGASLGGPTGYAINPARDLGPRIAHALLPIRGKGGSNWSYAWIPVVGPLLGGVAGGLGAGALF
- a CDS encoding sugar-binding transcriptional regulator; translated protein: MPNMPLNTAPTSPGTGAFVQHVTSATPPRGTRGTPGHGQPRERDALRAAQLYYLQDLTMESIAKELAVSRSTVSRLLSMARRTGLVNIEINAGGDRSPVLVRELEHKFGIKVHVVPTDGALADAEILERVATHAAHVLNTLVSSGMTVGVAWGSTMQALSLALMRKPTHDTLIVQLNGAANPQTTGLTYASEILQRFGAAYTARVEQFPVPAFFDQASTREAMWREGSVRRVLGVQQGMGLAVFSLGATEAAVPSQVYRGGYLSPAESAALHEHGVVGDVATVFFDGSGSDEGIEINSRATGPTLRALRKVPRRLCVLSGAGKLRALHGALAGGLITDLVLDEGTALRLLNAPPSSSH
- a CDS encoding primosomal protein PriA; translation: MAERYAGGVWDVLRAAVPARMARVETQKSQESKRTEVAPKAEADEAAVSTWSTTGSLLGEYDGGADFAEALRAGSGPRAVVSAVPNRPGDWPALLLEAAELSLSAGRGALIVVPDARDLNRLCSYVDGAIGPNSYARLSAEDGATPRYKNFLRITRGETQLVIGTRNAAFAPVHNLGLAIIWDDADHSHAEPRAPYHHAREVLLLRCGIENAGLLVAAPGRSAEAQRLIRSGWAQELGANRSLLRANAPRVIAASDEFESERDPVLHAARLPAAAWREAKAALEHGPVLVQVARTGFMPALRCERCRTSARCSACTGPLALDDARGAPSCGWCGLVAAGWSCGECGFMRLRAASIGADRTAEELGRAFPNVTVLSATGAKPIFTVPAKPALVVATPGAEPVAEQGYAAVLLLDGDRMLAREGLRTGEEVLNRWMGAAALARGRDKSGERPGGGTVVVAGDPTEPMRALVRFDAAAYADAELAERREVGLPPAVRTALIQGPAATVEKFMAALELPDSVRRNGPVLRGEGEHRWLLFFSYAQGPSVTAQLRAMRARFSAAKEPVVSIRIDADGIL